Part of the Calditrichota bacterium genome, GATCGCACCAAGTTTTGTGGAACGCGGACGGCGCGGCGAGCGGCGTGTATTTGGTGCGTCTGACGAACGGTTCGCGGGCGCTGACGCAAAAGATATTGTTGGTGAAATAGTTTCTTGACTCAGAATTCGCTCACGCTGCCTACGGTGATGACGGCGGATGAAGTTTCGCCGCACCGGCCGACTTTCGCACGGATTTCCCGCGACGCGATCGCGGAGAACTACGGGCGGTTCCGAAGACTTGCACCGGAGTCACAATTGATGGCCGTGGTGAAAGCAGACGCGTACGGACACGGGCTGCTGCATTGCGGGAAGTTGTTCAGCGATCTCGGAGCGGACTATTTCGGGGTCGGATTTGTCGAAGAGGGCATTGCTCTCAGGCGCGCGGGACTGCGCGAGCCGATTTTGGTGCTTGGCGGAATCGTCGGATCGCAGATCGATTTGTTTTTGGAATACGATCTTGATTTGACGGCGAGTTCTTTATTCAAACTCGAAGCGATTGAGCGCGAGGCGATGGCCGCAGGCAAAATTGCTCGGGTTCAGCTCAAGATTGACACGGGCATGAACCGCATCGGTCAAAATTTCCGCACGGCAGAGACACTGCTTGTTGCCGCGAAGAAATCTCCGCATGTGCTGGTGACGGGGATATACTCGCATTTGGCGACGGCGGAGGAAGCCGACGAGAGTTTTGCCATACAGCAAATCACGCGATTCGGGAATGTGCGCGAGCTTGCGAAAAACACCGGGTTCAAAGATGTGACTTACCATCTGGCAAATTCGGCGGGCGCGATAAATTTTTCGGATGCTCGGTTGGATATGATACGTCCGGGATTGGGGCTGTACGGTCAGCACGCGGCGAGTTATTTGCAATCGAAATTTCCGCTCAAAGCATCGCACCAGCTCGTGAGCGAGATCGTGTATCTAAAGGGTGTTCGTGAAAGCGAAGGAGTCAGCTACAATCTTAAGTGGACGGCTCCGGAGAATGTTTGGGTGGCGACGGTGCCGGTCGGATACGGCGACGGCTATCCGCGCGCACTGTCGAACAAGGCCAATGTGCTGATTGGCGGCAAACGATATCCGATCGTCGGAACTGTTTGCATGGACCAATTTATGGTCAATCTCGGGCACGACCGTCATGAGATCGGCGAAGAAGTTGTGTTATGGGGACGACAGGGAGACGAAGAAATCACGCTGTGGGAGCTTTGTGAAGCCGGGGGATACGTGCCGTATGAACTGCCGATTTATCTGACGGGCCGCGTGCCGAGATTGTTCGTATGATCCGTTTGGCCAGAAGTTCCGATGCGGCGCAGATACTTAATATTTACGCACCGCTGATTCGAAATACCGCGATAACATTCGAGTACGAGATTCCCGACGTGGGGGACTTCGAGAAACGAATTGAAAAAACTTCGAAGTTTTATCCTTACCTTGTTTGGGAAGAACACAAAAATATCTTGGGCTACACGTATGCGACTCGGTTTCGCGAGCGGAAAGCCTACGATTGGATTTGCGAATCCGCGATTTACATTTCCGAACAAGCGCGCGGAAAGGGAATCGGTCAGAAGCTCTATTTGAAGTTGTTTGAATGTCTGCGGGCGCAAGGTATCGTCTCGGTGATTGCCATCGTCCGGCCGCACGCAAAGACAGTCGATTTTCACGAGGCTCTGGGTTTTCGAAAAGCCGGAGTCATCCCCTTTGGCGGATACAAACTTGGCGAGTGGCACGAAGCGGGGTTTTGGCAACTGGTTCTATGTGATCCCGTTCCCCTCTCCCCTGCTCCAGTAGTTCCGTTCCCGCAAGTTTCTCATTTGATATCGTTCGATGAGTAAGACCGCGCTGATAACGGGCGCATCCAGCGGAATTGGTCTCGAAATGGCGAGACTGTTTGCGCGGGATAAAGTGAACTTGGCTCTCGTTGCCCGGAATGAAGCGGCACTTAAAAGTATCGCCGAAGAATTGTCGAACATGTATGGTATACAAGCGGACATAATTGTTTCCGATCTTTCTCAGGCGAACGCGCCGTTTGAACTTTTTGAAGAAGTGCAGCGTCGCGGGCTTCGGGTTGGTTATTTGATCAACAACGCGGGTTTCGGAATTTACGAAGAGTTTCTCAAGACGGAGTTGTCGCGCGAGCTGGAGATGATTCAATTGCACGTGGCGACGACGACGGCGTTGACGAAATTGTTCGCCGAAGACATGGCGCGCTCGGGCGGCGGACGGATTATGAACGTGGCCTCGACAGCGGCATTTCAGCCGGGGCCGTGGATGTCGGTATATTACGCGACCAAGGCATATATGCTCAGCTACAGCGAGGCGGCGAATGAGGCTTTGCGCGAAACGGGCGTCACCGTGACGTGTCTTTGTCCGGGACCGACGCCGACGAATTTTCAGGTGCGGGCGAAGAATCGCAAGAAAGGTTTGCTGCGGCACGTGAAGACGTCCGCAGAATACGTTGCGCGGGCGGGCTATGCCGCGATGCATTCCGGCAAACCCCTGATCGTACCGGGAGTTCTGAACAAGTTTGGTGTTTTCGCCGTACGGATATTGCCTCGCCGTTTCGTGACTCGTCTTTCGCGCCTCGCCGCGGAAAAATCATAAAGTTTCCAAAGTCCTGCCACAAACTTCTGACAGCCTCACTCCCATAAATCGGGTCGGTGTGGTGTCGCCGTCCAAACCAGATTAATAAGTACTACCGATTTGGAGGAACCATGCCGCTGTTAGCAGTTTTGTTTCTGATGGCCATGTTTGACTTCGCATGGGCGGATGCGGAGGGGTATGAGATTTGGGCTGGCCGGCGCTCGACACCGATTACTTTGGACGGGCGCATCGAAAGTGCGTGGCTCTCAGGCGGCAAGGCCGAGAATTTCATTCAGCGTGAACCGGGCTATCCTGCTCCGGCGACTCAAAAGTCCGAGGTGTTCGTGCTGTATGACGAGAAGGCATTGTATGTTGCCTACATGCTGTATGACACAGCTCCGGACAGTGTGTTCGGACAGATTCAGCGGCGTGACAACGACGCGAACTCGGATTTTGTCGATCTTTACATCGACACGTTTCACGACCGCCGCTCGGGTTATTGGTTCACAATCACTGCGGCGGGAGTGCAATCGGAAGGCACGTTCTACAACGAGAACAATCTTTCGAATGCTTGGGATGCGGTATGGGAATCGGCAGTGGCGCGCACGGACAGCGGTTGGAGCTGCGAGGTTCGCATTCCATTTCAGATTTTGCGGCACGGCGGACCTCGCGAAGACGGATGGGGAATCGCTTTCGCGCGAAAACTTTTTCGTTTGAATGAGGCGAACTTTTGGCCGCCCGTCGATCCGGAAGTCGGCTGGCGGGCCTCGGCTATCGGCACGCTGCGCGGGCTGGAAAATATCGCGCCGTCCGCGCACGTCGAGCTCTTGCCGCACGTGGTCGGCCGGTGGGACGCTCCGTTTGATACGTTGGGCAAACCGCAGGATTTTCGCTCGAAGAACGAATGGGAAAATCTTGGTCTGACGGCGAAATATGTTCCGTCGGCGGCTTTGAGTTTTGACGGAGCCTATCAGCCGGATTTTGCGCAAGTCGACGTAGACGAAGCGGTGATCAATCTCACGGACTATCCGGTTTTTCTTTCGGAGAAGCGACCGTTCTTTTTGGAGAATAAGGAATACTTCGAAGAGACGCCGTATACGTTTGTGTACACACGGCGCGTGACGGACCCGGATTACGGGGCGCGCGTGAATGCGCAGAAGGGCAATTTCAAACTCAGCGCATTCGGTGGAAAAAACAGACTTGCCTACACGGACGAGTCAGACACGCTGCGCTTCAAACTGCAAGATGCGGCGTTCGGACGCGCGTCGGTGGATATCAAGAAACGCCACCGCATCGGTTTGACGTGGACGTACTTGAATCAAACGGGCTACTCCGCGGCCACCGCCGGTGTGGATGCGAAGTTCAGATTCCGCGAACGCGATCGTCTGTGGTTTTGGTTGGCGGGAGTGGAGCGCTCGGGCTATCCCGAACAGCATTGGTGGCGCGTTGACAAAGTGCGCGACGAGCAGCCGATTGAAGCGCGCGCGTCGTATGGCCCTGACTTAGGTCCGGTGCGCACGGACTTGGCCTTTGGTTTTCGCGGGAAAGATTACGACACCAACGATCTCGGTTGGGGCGACGCGACGAACGGAATTCGTCAATCGTGGTGGCTGGGAGACAACTACTATCTCAAACGCACCTTTCTGCGCAACATCGGGTTCGATCTAAACGAATTTTACACTTCGCTCACCGACGGCAAGGCTCCGGAAGGCTACGGCAACTGGGATTTTTACGCGACTTCACGCAAAAACTGGGACTTCGGCGGCGGAATGGAATGGGGCACGGATTTCCGCAGAGTGTATCAGGGTGCGACGGGCGGCGAGTTTCGCGACAACTACGGTACGTTTGATCACGAGTTCTACCGCTACTTCCATCATTGGGCGTGGATTTGGAACGACAACACTAAACCGTTCCGTTACGGATTTGATGTGCGCTACCGCTCCTTTCGTGACGGCTACAGCTTCGGGTTCGAACCGGAAACTTCTTGGCGGCCGCGCTCGAATATCGAACTTGATCTGCGAAATGAATGGACGCGAGTGTGGAGTTCGTACTCCTTTGTCGATGACAGCGGCAACGTCGTGCTCGCGGATTTTCGCAACTGGATTTTCAAGGCGAACTGGTCGCCGAGCCTGCATCTCTCTTTCCGCGCAACGGTTCAGTGGATCGAAAAGAGTTACTACGAAAGCGACGAAGGACTTTCGTTTTCCAATTTGCTGATGGCTTACAACTGGATTCCGGGCAGTTGGTTCTATTTGGTGTATGATGAAGCGGCGCGTGACATCGACCGTCCGGAACATCCTGAACGGAGTATTCCGGGCGAGCGCACTATTCGCGCGAAGCTGACTTACTTCTTCACAGTGCCGTAGGGCGCCTGCACATAAATCCCGCAAAGATGACTGAACATTCTTCCGAACAACAAAGCGAACTTTCCGACCTTTTAAGACTGCGCCGCGAAAAACTTGAGACGCTGCGCAGTCACGACGTCAATCCGTATCCATATTCGTTTGCGAAAACGATTCACATTCCCGAATTGATGGAGAAATTCGAGAGTGTGATGGAATCCGACGAACACACGGGTCCGGAGTTTTCGATTGCGGGCCGCATCGTGTCCATGCGCATCATGGGCAAGGCGGCCTTTTGTCATATTCGCGACGAATTCGGACAGATGCAGGTGTATGTGCAGCGCGACCGGATCGGCGAAGAGCAATTCAAACTCTTCAAGCACTACGACATCTCCGATTGGATCGGAGTGCGCGGCACGGCGTTTCTGACGAAGACGGGTGAGAAATCGCTGCGTGCCAGTGAAGTGGTGATGCTCTCGAAGAGTGTGCGGCCTTTGCCGGTGGTGAAGACGCAGGGCGATGAAACGTTTGACGCGTTTTCGGATAAGGAATCGCGCTACCGTCAGAGGTATATTGATCTCGCGGTGAATCCTGAGAATCGTGAGATTTTCAGGACGCGGGCGAAGATTATTTCTGCGGTCAGAGAATTTTTGGATGCGCGGGGATATTTGGAAGTGGAAACGCCTGCGCTGCAGCCGCTCTATGGCGGAGCGCTGGCGCGGCCGTTCATGACGCACTACAACGCGCTCGACCGCACGTTTTATCTGCGCATCGCCGACGAACTCTATTTGAAGAGATTGATTGTCGGAGGATTTGAGAAAGTTTACGAGATTTGCAAGGATTTTCGCAATGAAGGCATGGACAAATTCCACAATCCGGAATTTACGATGCTCGAGTTTTACGAAGCCTTTGCGGATTTCGAGATGATTATGAATCTCTCAGAGGAAATGTTCCGGCATGTTGCGCTGCGCGCGCTCGGAACGACCGAGGTGACGTATCAGGGGAAGACGGTTGATTTTGGGAAGCCATTCCGTCGGGTGAGGTTTTTTGATTTGTTGAAAGAAGCGACGGGCAAAGAGCTATTGGGAATTCCGCTGGCCGAATTGGGTGAGATTGCGAAGGCGCATGATGTGGAATTGACGCGCGAGATGGGCGAAGGGAAAATCCTGGATGAGATGATGAAGACGCTTGTGCGGCCTCAGTTGGTCGAACCGACGTTTATTTATGACTATCCGCTTTCGCTCTCGCCGCTGGCGAAAAAGCATCGCACCGATCCGCGATTGGTGGAACGATTTCAGCCGTTCGCGCTGGGGTTTGAGTTGGGCAATGCGTTTTCGGAGTTAAATGACCCGATCGATCAGCGTCAACGATTTGAAGCGCAGCGTAGATTGAAGGAAGCCGGCGACGAAGAAACGCAGCCCGTGGATGAAGATTTCCTGAATGCGCTCGAATATGGTATGCCGCCGACGGGGGGAATGGGCATTGGAATTGACCGGTTGACGATGCTGTTGACGGATCAGGAAAATATCCGCGAAGTTATCTTGTTTCCGCATTTGAGAAGCTAAGTCTGTCCACTCCGTTTTTTATAGCTACACGCTATTTGAGGGCACGCTCTCATGGCGGATTCATCTCGCTGATCACGTATTTGTCGGTGGGCGGGGTGACGATTGGCACGGCAGCGCTGATTATCGTGCTCTCTGTGATGAACGGATTTGAAACGGAAGTGCGCGCGCGGATACTCGGTGCGGACGCGCATCTCCGGCTTGAGTCATTCAAGCCCGACGGACTCCCCGCGTGGCAAGAAGCTCGCGACATCGTGAAGACGGTGCCTGAAGTCGTGGGCGTGTCGCCGTTTATTTTCGAAAAGGGCATGGTGCGCGTGGGCAAGCGCTCGGAAGCGGCAGCGTTTCGCGGAATGGACGAAGCGACGATTGGGCAGGTTTCCGATTTGCCGCAGCACATGCGACTCGGCGAGCTCGAACTTACGCGCGACGGTTTGCCGGGAATTGTACTGGGAAGATTCTTGGCGGAGCGACTTGACGTGGTGCCGGGCGATACCGTTGTGGTGTTTTCACCCGCGGGTGTTACGGGACCACTGTCGACGCCGCAAGTCAAACAGTTTGTACTCACAGGAACATTCCAAACGGGCCTGTTTGAGTTCGACGACGTGCTGGCCTATATGGATATCGGCACGGCGCAAAAAGTATTTTTGCGCAAGGACAACGTCGACGGATTGGAAATCAAGATCGCCGACATGTTCAAGGCCGACCAGGTGCGCGACGAGATCGAGGCGAAATTCGGTCCCGATTTGTACGTACGCACGTGGTATGAACTGCGTTCGACACTGTTTTCGTGGATGAAGATCGAGAAGTGGATGTGGACGACGGTGCTCTCAATTATTATCATCGTCGCGGCATTCAACATTCTTTCTACGTTAATCATGGTGTCGATGGAGAAGCGGCGCGACATCGGAATTTTGAAAGCGATGGGCGCACGCGACAAAGATATTGCGGCGGTGTTTTCGCTGCAAGGCTTGATCGTGGGCGTGAGCGGAGCGATATTAGGAACACTCATCGGATTTGCAGTTTGTTTCGGACAACAACATTACAAATGGATTGCACTGCCGTCGGATATATATTTTCTGGACGCGCTCCCCGTGAAGATGATGCCGTTCGATTTCTTGATCGTGATCGTAATCGCGATTGCATTGGCGTATTTGGGCTCGCTTTATCCCGCGCGCAAGGCATCGCAGCTCTCACCGGTGGAGGCGATTCGTGAGGGGTGAGCAGGTGCGCGTCCCCGCATGGGTGATTTGGGCTGTGACGATCGTGGCGCTGCTACTGCGGCTGCCGCTTTTGAACTACAGTTTTTACGGCGACGAGGGGTTTTCGGTGATTCGCGACAGCTTGAAGCTGGTTACGGACACGGAAGACCGTTTTCGGCCGTTGTTCTTTTCTCTCCTCTATATATGGCGGCAACTCGGTTTTGACGGCGAAGCCGGATTGCGTCTGTTGCCTTTGATCTTTGGAATCGCGCAGGTTCCGCTGGCTTACTTGGTCGGAAAAAAACTGCGCGACGGGCAATTGGGACTTTTGCTGGCGGTACTCGTCGCGGCATCACCGATGCTGATT contains:
- a CDS encoding ABC transporter permease → MRARSHGGFISLITYLSVGGVTIGTAALIIVLSVMNGFETEVRARILGADAHLRLESFKPDGLPAWQEARDIVKTVPEVVGVSPFIFEKGMVRVGKRSEAAAFRGMDEATIGQVSDLPQHMRLGELELTRDGLPGIVLGRFLAERLDVVPGDTVVVFSPAGVTGPLSTPQVKQFVLTGTFQTGLFEFDDVLAYMDIGTAQKVFLRKDNVDGLEIKIADMFKADQVRDEIEAKFGPDLYVRTWYELRSTLFSWMKIEKWMWTTVLSIIIIVAAFNILSTLIMVSMEKRRDIGILKAMGARDKDIAAVFSLQGLIVGVSGAILGTLIGFAVCFGQQHYKWIALPSDIYFLDALPVKMMPFDFLIVIVIAIALAYLGSLYPARKASQLSPVEAIREG
- the lysS gene encoding lysine--tRNA ligase; translated protein: MTEHSSEQQSELSDLLRLRREKLETLRSHDVNPYPYSFAKTIHIPELMEKFESVMESDEHTGPEFSIAGRIVSMRIMGKAAFCHIRDEFGQMQVYVQRDRIGEEQFKLFKHYDISDWIGVRGTAFLTKTGEKSLRASEVVMLSKSVRPLPVVKTQGDETFDAFSDKESRYRQRYIDLAVNPENREIFRTRAKIISAVREFLDARGYLEVETPALQPLYGGALARPFMTHYNALDRTFYLRIADELYLKRLIVGGFEKVYEICKDFRNEGMDKFHNPEFTMLEFYEAFADFEMIMNLSEEMFRHVALRALGTTEVTYQGKTVDFGKPFRRVRFFDLLKEATGKELLGIPLAELGEIAKAHDVELTREMGEGKILDEMMKTLVRPQLVEPTFIYDYPLSLSPLAKKHRTDPRLVERFQPFALGFELGNAFSELNDPIDQRQRFEAQRRLKEAGDEETQPVDEDFLNALEYGMPPTGGMGIGIDRLTMLLTDQENIREVILFPHLRS
- a CDS encoding carbohydrate binding family 9 domain-containing protein, which produces MPLLAVLFLMAMFDFAWADAEGYEIWAGRRSTPITLDGRIESAWLSGGKAENFIQREPGYPAPATQKSEVFVLYDEKALYVAYMLYDTAPDSVFGQIQRRDNDANSDFVDLYIDTFHDRRSGYWFTITAAGVQSEGTFYNENNLSNAWDAVWESAVARTDSGWSCEVRIPFQILRHGGPREDGWGIAFARKLFRLNEANFWPPVDPEVGWRASAIGTLRGLENIAPSAHVELLPHVVGRWDAPFDTLGKPQDFRSKNEWENLGLTAKYVPSAALSFDGAYQPDFAQVDVDEAVINLTDYPVFLSEKRPFFLENKEYFEETPYTFVYTRRVTDPDYGARVNAQKGNFKLSAFGGKNRLAYTDESDTLRFKLQDAAFGRASVDIKKRHRIGLTWTYLNQTGYSAATAGVDAKFRFRERDRLWFWLAGVERSGYPEQHWWRVDKVRDEQPIEARASYGPDLGPVRTDLAFGFRGKDYDTNDLGWGDATNGIRQSWWLGDNYYLKRTFLRNIGFDLNEFYTSLTDGKAPEGYGNWDFYATSRKNWDFGGGMEWGTDFRRVYQGATGGEFRDNYGTFDHEFYRYFHHWAWIWNDNTKPFRYGFDVRYRSFRDGYSFGFEPETSWRPRSNIELDLRNEWTRVWSSYSFVDDSGNVVLADFRNWIFKANWSPSLHLSFRATVQWIEKSYYESDEGLSFSNLLMAYNWIPGSWFYLVYDEAARDIDRPEHPERSIPGERTIRAKLTYFFTVP
- a CDS encoding SDR family oxidoreductase translates to MSKTALITGASSGIGLEMARLFARDKVNLALVARNEAALKSIAEELSNMYGIQADIIVSDLSQANAPFELFEEVQRRGLRVGYLINNAGFGIYEEFLKTELSRELEMIQLHVATTTALTKLFAEDMARSGGGRIMNVASTAAFQPGPWMSVYYATKAYMLSYSEAANEALRETGVTVTCLCPGPTPTNFQVRAKNRKKGLLRHVKTSAEYVARAGYAAMHSGKPLIVPGVLNKFGVFAVRILPRRFVTRLSRLAAEKS
- a CDS encoding N-acetyltransferase, which gives rise to MIRLARSSDAAQILNIYAPLIRNTAITFEYEIPDVGDFEKRIEKTSKFYPYLVWEEHKNILGYTYATRFRERKAYDWICESAIYISEQARGKGIGQKLYLKLFECLRAQGIVSVIAIVRPHAKTVDFHEALGFRKAGVIPFGGYKLGEWHEAGFWQLVLCDPVPLSPAPVVPFPQVSHLISFDE
- the alr gene encoding alanine racemase, whose product is MTQNSLTLPTVMTADEVSPHRPTFARISRDAIAENYGRFRRLAPESQLMAVVKADAYGHGLLHCGKLFSDLGADYFGVGFVEEGIALRRAGLREPILVLGGIVGSQIDLFLEYDLDLTASSLFKLEAIEREAMAAGKIARVQLKIDTGMNRIGQNFRTAETLLVAAKKSPHVLVTGIYSHLATAEEADESFAIQQITRFGNVRELAKNTGFKDVTYHLANSAGAINFSDARLDMIRPGLGLYGQHAASYLQSKFPLKASHQLVSEIVYLKGVRESEGVSYNLKWTAPENVWVATVPVGYGDGYPRALSNKANVLIGGKRYPIVGTVCMDQFMVNLGHDRHEIGEEVVLWGRQGDEEITLWELCEAGGYVPYELPIYLTGRVPRLFV